The proteins below are encoded in one region of Parvicella tangerina:
- a CDS encoding asparaginase gives MQRKILLIYTGGTIGMINDPKSGVLKPFDFAHLMDEIPELKRLDCIIETESFQEPIDSSNMTPDTWVKLVKMIERNYEKYDGFVILHGTDTMAFTASAVSYMIENLKKPIVFTGSQLPIGIIRTDGKENLITAIEIASAYAGEFPLIPEVSVYFEYKLYRGNRTTKLSANHFNAFESFNFPILAEAGIEIAYNLDDVLPFPEGETVFRYGIENDIFILKLYPGISKKLVHHFFNAPEIKGVVLETFGAGNATSYEWFLGELREAIAKGVIIVNVTQCKMGSVNQSKYETGKGLEEIGLISAGDMTSEAAITKLMYLLGNYERNESIKTLFQQNLVGEIS, from the coding sequence ATGCAGCGAAAAATCTTGTTGATATACACTGGAGGAACTATTGGAATGATTAACGACCCAAAGAGTGGGGTGCTGAAACCGTTTGATTTTGCACACCTCATGGATGAAATTCCGGAGTTAAAACGATTAGATTGCATCATCGAAACCGAGTCTTTTCAAGAGCCTATCGATAGCTCAAACATGACACCAGACACTTGGGTGAAATTGGTGAAGATGATTGAAAGGAATTACGAAAAATATGATGGCTTTGTGATTCTTCATGGCACAGACACCATGGCTTTTACAGCTAGCGCGGTGAGCTATATGATCGAAAATCTTAAGAAGCCAATTGTTTTTACTGGTTCTCAGCTGCCGATAGGTATTATTCGTACTGATGGAAAGGAGAACCTGATTACAGCAATCGAAATTGCTAGTGCCTATGCTGGAGAGTTTCCGCTTATACCTGAAGTTAGTGTTTATTTTGAGTATAAATTATACCGGGGAAATCGAACCACTAAGTTAAGCGCAAATCATTTTAATGCATTTGAAAGTTTTAACTTTCCGATTTTAGCTGAAGCTGGTATTGAAATAGCTTATAACCTTGATGACGTCCTTCCGTTCCCTGAGGGAGAAACGGTTTTTAGATATGGCATCGAAAATGACATTTTTATCTTGAAACTGTATCCTGGGATTTCTAAGAAGTTGGTTCACCATTTCTTTAATGCGCCTGAAATAAAGGGAGTTGTGCTGGAAACGTTTGGAGCAGGCAATGCAACTTCATACGAATGGTTTCTTGGAGAGCTAAGAGAGGCGATAGCTAAAGGAGTGATCATTGTCAATGTGACACAGTGTAAAATGGGAAGTGTTAATCAATCTAAATACGAGACAGGAAAAGGCCTGGAGGAAATCGGATTGATTAGTGCTGGAGATATGACTTCAGAAGCAGCCATTACTAAGTTGATGTATCTACTCGGTAATTACGAAAGGAACGAATCCATTAAAACCCTTTTTCAACAAAATTTAGTTGGGGAGATTTCTTGA
- a CDS encoding T9SS type A sorting domain-containing protein, producing the protein MVKCGILLVLTLVAQSFFAHRGDYLAIEDVEITESHDDYVYSFVIENIKLKPYTGVRIEFWINGETEGIKIYDYIDASQQFILERFVVPKHKLDLENDHVNIEITEIFGKKNDWGGWDSPNQKEKQVNTLYSEFYVDAPWRMPKYDDLGELNDVPLHFYLHDADLVVGTTVQIDMIDVKIKNASDNSFGNVLTFDSLSASEFETLFSCSSQNDNSFSIQGFDLTSFVSSSSTTIDFNQSSDFWNDYVEVDATYWFFTFNLPAEVLVGFQDVIDVQITIHYGNLTFSDDVIGLRIFRSSENIPSLPDFYRGDTHLHSIYTQNDAETGLPLCGTKEAARLIGLDWITTTDHTSDFDNYGTTVAANWDRIKQEAQQLNQSDQSLIYIPGQEVALNNHDDKLVHMLAYPDHANVYSLPFLGDGDGDVTPTGVSINSALNNLYLSGGFAYAAHPFATEDRLPTIPVDGYLWNLGDDGFPDNSGVFPSTGGSIICNDIGAPSDVYSSDAGKLIKDGLAGAQIWNVRNNLESTGDELDPWDVDNGGGGFSVVDTASFGYHIKRFRQGQEVVNYINQLGLRLKTENDSLENWKMFFSAGADAHGSFNFSNTDDFAGFGTINDNAVGKVNTVVYCPEGMKVDGSGVLEALRNGRASLSDGPIISIGISDDGNNNSSELLMGSDSEVDIAFLGDYFLNADFVTSQEFGEVDTIVLIVGTQSGEFTLGVDTSWYQSGVVNKQISLEDAITSAMGLAEVPQDEYIYIRAELRTFKDLSSVAGVHKTSYQYHHSFTNPIWLKFKEVTAEVDFLTLQGLPNPFDEQLSLTIKTNEPEDVVIQFFDELGRIVYSREVYVYYKETIVLTENELPIAPSGYFVRAKTSDETVVERLIKVNY; encoded by the coding sequence ATGGTTAAATGCGGTATTCTATTGGTGTTGACATTGGTTGCTCAAAGTTTTTTTGCACATAGAGGAGATTACCTTGCAATTGAAGATGTTGAGATCACTGAGAGTCACGATGATTATGTTTATTCTTTTGTAATTGAAAATATCAAGTTAAAGCCTTATACAGGTGTCAGAATTGAGTTTTGGATTAATGGGGAAACGGAGGGAATAAAGATTTATGACTATATAGATGCGTCACAACAATTCATTCTTGAGCGGTTTGTAGTGCCTAAACATAAATTGGATCTGGAAAATGATCATGTGAATATTGAAATCACAGAGATTTTTGGAAAGAAAAACGACTGGGGAGGTTGGGATAGCCCGAATCAAAAAGAAAAGCAAGTAAATACACTGTATTCAGAGTTTTATGTTGATGCCCCTTGGAGGATGCCCAAGTATGATGACCTGGGAGAGTTAAATGATGTGCCTCTTCATTTTTATTTACATGATGCAGACTTAGTTGTAGGAACTACTGTTCAGATAGATATGATTGATGTCAAAATTAAGAATGCTTCAGACAACTCCTTCGGAAATGTCTTAACATTTGATTCGCTATCAGCCAGTGAGTTTGAGACGTTGTTTTCGTGTTCATCTCAAAACGATAATTCTTTTAGTATTCAAGGGTTTGACCTAACTAGTTTTGTTTCAAGTAGCTCAACAACAATTGATTTTAATCAATCATCTGATTTTTGGAATGATTACGTTGAAGTTGATGCAACTTATTGGTTTTTTACATTCAATCTTCCAGCAGAAGTTCTGGTAGGTTTTCAAGATGTTATTGATGTGCAGATTACTATTCATTATGGCAACCTAACCTTTTCTGACGATGTTATTGGGTTGAGGATATTTAGATCTTCAGAAAATATCCCGTCACTGCCAGACTTTTATAGAGGAGATACTCATTTACACTCCATCTATACACAAAATGATGCTGAAACAGGCTTACCCTTATGTGGTACAAAGGAAGCGGCTAGGCTCATTGGGTTGGACTGGATAACAACTACAGATCATACCAGTGATTTTGATAATTATGGGACAACGGTTGCCGCAAACTGGGATCGAATCAAACAGGAGGCCCAGCAACTTAACCAGTCAGATCAGAGTTTAATTTACATACCAGGACAAGAGGTGGCACTGAATAATCATGATGATAAATTAGTTCACATGCTCGCCTATCCTGATCATGCAAATGTTTACAGTTTACCCTTCCTTGGTGATGGAGACGGAGATGTGACACCAACGGGCGTCTCTATTAATTCTGCTTTAAACAATCTATACTTGTCTGGGGGATTTGCTTATGCTGCTCACCCTTTTGCTACAGAAGATAGATTGCCGACTATTCCTGTTGATGGTTATCTCTGGAACCTGGGAGATGATGGGTTTCCGGATAATTCAGGCGTTTTTCCCAGTACAGGAGGAAGCATTATTTGTAATGATATTGGAGCACCGTCTGATGTGTACAGTAGTGATGCTGGAAAGTTGATAAAAGATGGGCTGGCTGGTGCACAAATTTGGAACGTTAGAAACAACTTGGAAAGCACTGGAGATGAGTTGGATCCCTGGGATGTTGATAATGGTGGCGGAGGTTTCTCTGTCGTAGATACTGCCTCTTTTGGGTATCATATCAAGCGGTTCAGACAGGGACAGGAAGTTGTTAACTATATTAATCAATTGGGACTTCGGTTAAAAACAGAAAATGATAGTTTAGAGAACTGGAAAATGTTTTTCTCTGCTGGCGCTGATGCGCATGGGTCTTTTAACTTTAGTAATACAGATGATTTTGCAGGATTCGGGACGATTAATGACAACGCTGTAGGTAAGGTGAATACGGTAGTGTATTGTCCAGAGGGTATGAAAGTGGATGGGAGTGGAGTTCTGGAGGCTTTAAGAAATGGTAGAGCCTCGTTGTCTGATGGCCCCATAATAAGTATAGGTATCAGTGATGATGGTAATAACAATTCTAGTGAATTGCTAATGGGAAGTGATAGCGAAGTCGATATTGCCTTTTTAGGTGATTATTTCCTTAATGCTGATTTCGTTACGTCACAAGAGTTTGGAGAAGTGGATACGATAGTGCTTATTGTGGGAACTCAATCGGGTGAATTTACACTTGGTGTTGATACCTCGTGGTATCAATCGGGTGTTGTTAATAAGCAAATCTCTTTGGAGGATGCGATAACTAGTGCCATGGGGTTAGCTGAGGTTCCTCAGGATGAGTATATATACATCCGGGCGGAATTAAGAACGTTCAAAGATCTGTCATCTGTGGCAGGAGTTCACAAAACAAGCTATCAATACCACCATTCATTCACGAATCCGATTTGGTTAAAATTCAAGGAGGTAACGGCAGAGGTCGACTTTCTTACGCTACAAGGTTTGCCAAACCCTTTTGATGAACAGTTAAGTTTGACGATAAAGACGAATGAACCGGAAGATGTTGTCATTCAGTTTTTTGATGAGCTGGGAAGGATAGTTTATTCCAGAGAGGTTTATGTTTATTACAAGGAAACGATCGTGCTAACAGAAAATGAATTGCCGATTGCTCCTAGTGGTTATTTTGTTCGTGCAAAAACATCAGACGAAACAGTCGTTGAGAGGCTGATCAAGGTCAACTATTGA
- a CDS encoding SCO family protein has protein sequence MKSLIAFIVIFIIAVISGMWILSEEKRELPIINPVDVNPDLVDPSLQNKGNYHTISDFYLQNQDGIWVDKSILNDKIAVVNYFFATCPGICPLMNGKLAKVYGQFKNSGDVLFLSHTVMPETDTAEALKEYAESYGADSKSWMFLTGDKSHLYELARKSYLVAPDKDDPNYSHGSENDFIHTENVVLIDTKGQIRGMYDGTSDKDMKQLAEDINLLLDQ, from the coding sequence ATGAAAAGCTTGATCGCGTTTATTGTTATCTTTATTATTGCTGTAATTTCAGGGATGTGGATCCTATCCGAAGAGAAGCGGGAACTACCAATAATAAACCCCGTGGATGTTAACCCCGATCTGGTGGACCCATCCCTTCAGAACAAAGGAAACTATCACACTATCTCAGACTTTTATCTTCAAAATCAGGACGGTATATGGGTTGATAAGAGCATTCTCAATGATAAGATTGCAGTTGTGAATTACTTTTTTGCTACTTGCCCGGGAATCTGTCCACTCATGAATGGAAAGCTTGCTAAAGTCTATGGTCAGTTCAAAAATTCTGGCGATGTATTATTCTTATCTCATACGGTTATGCCAGAAACGGATACGGCCGAGGCCTTGAAAGAATATGCTGAAAGCTATGGGGCCGACTCGAAGAGCTGGATGTTTCTTACTGGGGATAAAAGCCACCTTTATGAACTTGCACGCAAAAGTTACCTAGTTGCCCCAGACAAAGATGACCCCAACTATTCGCACGGAAGTGAAAACGACTTCATTCACACGGAAAATGTTGTACTGATCGATACGAAAGGGCAAATAAGAGGGATGTACGATGGGACCAGTGATAAAGACATGAAGCAATTAGCCGAAGACATCAACTTACTTCTTGATCAATAG
- a CDS encoding peptidoglycan DD-metalloendopeptidase family protein, giving the protein MRYLIVLIAGVCCFGLLSHMSSNNGFCEDCPTPGDEKKKAKDTAKAVVAYGSDYLFETNVNFKDLNIEERIDSLIRLDSLTESVKKEIAFYKTVADKSQEQIYEMVDSLFELDSVPFALINQINLYVAMMPGHIELPDEFEVVKEDGSPYPANAYYHFWSNKQSWYYPDSIHAKDSTLVLVLADERKGMKYNHPLCQKTLRRYYGTVTSPYGWRDGKAHNGVDLELHHYDSILNMFDGKVRVARTMGGFGRVVIVRHYNGLESLYAHMSKIRVHEGDTVKAGQLLGHGGQTGNATGTHLHMEIRFKGLPVNPAHIISFQDKELYSDTLILKKYKHRYIAYPYGKEFHIVTKRDSPYRIAKRYGMDLTALCELNGITKKSKLLVGQKIKIQQ; this is encoded by the coding sequence GTGAGATATTTGATTGTTTTAATAGCAGGGGTGTGCTGTTTTGGTTTGTTGTCACACATGAGTAGCAATAATGGCTTTTGTGAGGATTGTCCTACGCCAGGAGATGAGAAGAAAAAAGCTAAGGACACGGCTAAAGCAGTAGTTGCTTATGGTAGCGATTACCTCTTCGAAACTAATGTCAATTTCAAGGATCTTAACATTGAAGAACGTATCGATTCACTGATTCGACTTGATTCACTCACAGAAAGTGTAAAAAAAGAAATTGCGTTTTATAAAACGGTTGCGGATAAGTCACAAGAACAGATCTATGAAATGGTAGATTCGTTGTTCGAGCTTGACTCTGTCCCTTTCGCACTCATTAATCAAATTAACCTATATGTTGCAATGATGCCTGGCCATATTGAACTCCCAGATGAGTTTGAGGTGGTGAAGGAGGATGGTTCGCCTTATCCAGCAAATGCGTACTATCATTTTTGGAGTAATAAACAGTCATGGTATTACCCAGATTCCATTCATGCAAAGGATAGTACGTTGGTATTGGTGTTAGCCGATGAAAGAAAAGGAATGAAGTATAATCATCCGCTTTGTCAAAAGACCTTAAGGAGGTATTATGGAACGGTAACTTCTCCTTACGGCTGGCGAGATGGAAAGGCTCATAATGGCGTTGATCTAGAATTGCATCATTACGATTCCATCCTGAATATGTTTGATGGTAAAGTGCGTGTAGCCAGAACAATGGGTGGTTTTGGTAGGGTTGTCATTGTTAGACATTATAATGGACTAGAGTCTTTATATGCTCACATGAGTAAGATTAGAGTGCATGAAGGTGACACAGTTAAGGCGGGGCAACTTCTTGGTCATGGTGGTCAAACAGGAAATGCTACAGGAACCCATTTGCACATGGAGATTAGGTTTAAAGGATTACCCGTTAACCCTGCCCATATTATTTCTTTTCAGGATAAAGAGCTGTATTCAGATACATTGATTCTAAAAAAATACAAGCACAGGTATATTGCCTATCCCTATGGAAAGGAGTTCCACATCGTTACCAAAAGAGACTCTCCTTATCGTATAGCCAAGCGATACGGAATGGATTTGACAGCTCTCTGCGAGTTGAATGGAATCACAAAAAAATCGAAGCTGCTTGTAGGCCAGAAAATAAAGATCCAACAGTAG
- a CDS encoding OmpA family protein encodes MIRFTTSLLLILSFSFLFGQDQQVFSVYFESDKHEVSAAEKTRIFGETLPFLDSVEVVSIQIIGNTDAYSSNQYNQKLGLKRASAVKELLADFLPVTSTISSLGKSQPKYSNETAKGRRSNRRVDIIINYNKSPKCITSEEEKTAEPKNFENDTIITFPEGVEFHIKAETFFPNKIKDISFSTREVLSPYSIYQNGLSTMTADGRCLKSGGMIFTEAQVDGVPVKPNDSILVRIPASAIDTSMQLWDIEVVDGDTVWVESDIEMTFNEEEKYYEFKTSSMPSINVDVPVASTIASGIGGLIDLITKPFTDDNTTIKSRGRKFRECYLVSNDELIVLKGDLFKPRKSYFEPCLTDPNDILIAHVYKKNKDCFIVKPLGEIKLKTFFNRFVIRKRDLKDIKSLEDYNKEVDQVLSALSL; translated from the coding sequence ATGATACGCTTTACCACTTCATTGCTTCTTATTCTATCGTTCTCATTTTTGTTTGGTCAGGATCAGCAGGTATTTTCCGTTTATTTTGAGTCCGACAAACATGAAGTATCCGCAGCGGAAAAAACAAGAATCTTCGGAGAGACGCTTCCTTTCTTGGATTCTGTAGAGGTAGTTTCAATTCAGATCATTGGTAATACGGATGCTTATAGTTCAAATCAATATAACCAAAAACTAGGACTGAAAAGAGCTTCAGCTGTTAAAGAGTTGTTAGCGGACTTTCTCCCTGTTACCAGTACCATCTCTTCACTTGGCAAGTCCCAACCAAAATACTCCAATGAAACGGCAAAAGGTCGTAGGTCTAACCGAAGGGTGGATATCATTATTAACTATAACAAGAGTCCTAAATGCATCACATCTGAAGAGGAAAAGACCGCAGAACCTAAAAACTTTGAAAATGATACCATCATAACATTTCCAGAAGGCGTAGAATTCCATATCAAAGCAGAAACTTTTTTTCCGAATAAAATCAAAGACATCTCCTTTTCTACACGAGAAGTATTGTCCCCCTACAGCATTTATCAGAATGGTTTAAGCACAATGACCGCAGACGGAAGATGTTTAAAGTCTGGCGGAATGATATTCACTGAAGCTCAAGTTGATGGAGTCCCCGTTAAGCCCAACGACTCGATCTTAGTTCGTATTCCTGCAAGTGCTATCGACACTAGCATGCAGCTTTGGGATATTGAAGTTGTTGATGGAGATACAGTCTGGGTAGAGTCAGACATAGAAATGACGTTCAATGAAGAAGAAAAGTATTATGAGTTCAAAACGTCTAGCATGCCCAGCATTAATGTAGATGTTCCAGTAGCGAGTACAATTGCCAGTGGAATCGGTGGATTGATTGACTTGATCACTAAACCGTTTACAGATGACAACACTACGATTAAGTCAAGAGGAAGAAAATTTCGAGAATGTTATCTGGTTAGCAACGATGAACTCATTGTGCTTAAAGGAGACCTATTCAAGCCTCGTAAGTCATATTTTGAACCTTGTCTCACTGACCCCAATGATATCCTCATTGCACACGTTTACAAAAAGAACAAAGATTGCTTTATCGTCAAACCTTTGGGAGAGATTAAACTGAAAACATTTTTTAATCGCTTCGTCATAAGAAAAAGAGACCTCAAAGACATCAAATCATTGGAAGATTACAACAAAGAGGTTGACCAAGTACTATCGGCCTTATCTTTATAA
- a CDS encoding T9SS type B sorting domain-containing protein codes for MNEVSQGEAGGQEYVEFIVVDSTAVYDCDSGTPPCIDIRGWIIDDNSGYHGTAGIASGACRFSYDPLWSCVPLGTIIVIYNDADPNVELPGDDTSLSDGNCSIIAPISSNSLFETNATTPGDVACSYPATGWTAGGNWTNIVMANGGDCFRLVDLGGCEVFSLCWDDNNANNLIYFSGGATSGSSATNTVYYFNDGDPTDVSNWTVGCADQPACGIQEQTPGAPNNPANAAYISQFNNGCMPIPPLVASATSVDGCGCTGTASASATGSIPGYTYEWYDDTFASIGQSTANATSLCAGTYNVIVTSSIDCKDTVQVTLNSTGTSVPGTNGTLDTCASLTGSVNLFDYLGGTPDNTGSWSGPSGTTGGFSGTIDLASASAGTYTYNVGTAPCIASADVVVSYTTPPIVTASGTDITCNGLTDGTIDASATGTGSLSYSWDNGLGSGASHTGLADNIYTVTVTDGNGCTNTDAVTITEPAPITATIAPVAVSCNGACDGVATVTPSGGSGSFTYSWDNLTTDATATTQANLCATTYNVIVADATNAACNISASITVTEPTELSSTTSSTNSNCSAADGSVSVNVTGGTILSDYDYEWTDSGSTIVGTTSGLNNLPAGMYYVDITDNNGCSLLDSAEVIDIAPNVTIVEDSTAVTCFGSANGSINLTITSPNSYSVDWTGPNGFTAAATDNLSLLAAGVYDYIFTDINGCQQTGFVTIESPTELMLSLEVDSTSCDAACDGAITASATGGNTPYSFSSDFPGWTNGTADLCVGSYTINVTDNSGCTSSIDTLVDHSDNRPDATILTTDFDYCLNEPAFNLSAQDQGGTWTSNGAGITNTTTGLFSPVSAGVGAEQVIYSFSGVCGDADTVEITIHDIEDASFSMASSICENDGVTPLTPLNNGGIWQGTGVDGSALTFDPLISGAGTHDITYIMPGQCPDTVVHQITVSAQLDPVISGISDACINDGIIQLSASIPGGVWSGVSNSSGLVNTATLGEGTFDIYYTIQSQCGGADTITFTINDLPILDIEVSDTLGCTPLVMNYSDMNASSDNQYLWSLDGDEISTNPSDSYTFSNDGCFELSVTVTDANGCSNSAIYPSLICVEPYPMAYFEYSPENPTTNNYLVDVTNLSTDASGYQWTLAGSDFSTQDLQLNFNDFEPNGYELCLTAVNYLGCSDTYCDTIFLEDEFAIYVPNTFTPNGNGTNETFGPVYSGDHPEEVSFMIFNRWGQLIYEVENLDEFWDGSHFGQPAKEDVYIWKIRYKIPNSAERETLVGHVTLIR; via the coding sequence ATGAATGAAGTTTCACAGGGCGAAGCTGGTGGTCAGGAATATGTTGAGTTTATTGTCGTAGATTCAACAGCTGTATATGACTGTGATAGCGGCACGCCTCCATGCATTGATATTAGAGGGTGGATCATTGATGATAATAGCGGTTATCACGGTACTGCAGGGATTGCCTCTGGAGCTTGTCGGTTTTCTTACGATCCGCTTTGGTCATGTGTTCCTTTGGGGACAATTATCGTGATCTATAATGATGCTGACCCGAACGTAGAGCTACCTGGGGATGACACCTCTCTCTCTGATGGCAACTGCTCAATCATTGCACCAATTAGTAGCAACTCTCTCTTTGAAACGAATGCCACAACGCCTGGAGATGTTGCTTGCTCCTATCCCGCCACAGGATGGACAGCAGGAGGTAATTGGACGAATATTGTGATGGCCAATGGCGGAGACTGTTTTAGGCTAGTGGATTTAGGAGGTTGCGAAGTTTTTTCGCTTTGCTGGGACGACAATAATGCAAACAACCTGATTTATTTCTCAGGAGGAGCTACTTCAGGATCCTCTGCAACCAACACAGTTTATTATTTCAATGATGGTGACCCAACAGATGTTTCAAATTGGACAGTAGGATGCGCTGATCAACCCGCTTGTGGAATACAAGAACAAACACCGGGAGCACCTAATAATCCAGCAAATGCTGCTTACATTTCTCAATTCAATAATGGGTGTATGCCTATTCCACCCTTAGTAGCATCAGCAACAAGCGTAGATGGATGTGGGTGCACAGGAACAGCATCTGCTTCGGCAACGGGTTCTATCCCGGGTTATACTTACGAATGGTATGACGACACGTTCGCTTCTATCGGACAAAGTACTGCCAACGCAACTAGTTTGTGTGCAGGCACCTACAATGTTATTGTAACCTCATCTATCGACTGTAAAGACACCGTTCAAGTAACCCTGAATTCTACTGGAACGAGTGTCCCTGGAACGAATGGAACTCTGGACACTTGTGCTTCTTTAACTGGAAGCGTTAACTTGTTCGACTATCTAGGAGGAACTCCTGACAATACCGGGTCTTGGTCAGGTCCTTCTGGAACAACTGGAGGATTTTCAGGAACAATTGACCTTGCGTCAGCATCTGCTGGAACATACACTTACAATGTCGGAACAGCTCCATGTATCGCATCTGCTGACGTTGTGGTTTCTTACACCACTCCTCCTATCGTCACGGCTTCTGGAACTGATATCACGTGCAATGGCTTGACTGATGGCACCATTGATGCTTCTGCTACTGGAACAGGATCATTGAGCTACAGTTGGGATAACGGACTTGGATCCGGTGCTTCCCATACTGGCCTTGCCGACAATATTTATACTGTGACCGTTACAGATGGCAACGGATGTACGAATACAGATGCTGTGACCATTACAGAACCAGCTCCAATTACCGCAACCATAGCTCCTGTTGCAGTTTCATGTAACGGAGCTTGCGATGGGGTGGCAACAGTTACTCCCAGTGGTGGATCGGGATCATTTACGTATTCTTGGGACAACCTTACCACAGATGCGACTGCCACCACTCAAGCCAACCTTTGTGCTACAACTTATAACGTAATTGTTGCTGATGCTACTAATGCTGCTTGTAATATCTCTGCTAGTATCACCGTAACAGAACCCACAGAACTATCATCAACCACCTCTTCTACCAATAGCAATTGTTCTGCTGCTGACGGAAGCGTTTCTGTTAATGTAACAGGAGGAACCATTCTTTCAGACTATGATTATGAATGGACCGATTCAGGGTCAACAATAGTTGGGACTACAAGTGGACTTAACAATTTACCTGCGGGGATGTACTACGTTGATATCACTGACAACAATGGGTGCAGTTTACTTGACTCCGCAGAAGTAATTGATATCGCCCCAAATGTAACTATCGTTGAAGACAGCACAGCTGTAACTTGTTTTGGAAGTGCCAATGGTTCAATTAACCTTACCATTACTAGTCCAAATTCATATTCAGTGGATTGGACTGGGCCTAATGGATTTACTGCTGCGGCAACAGATAATCTTTCTTTGCTTGCGGCTGGTGTATATGATTATATTTTCACAGATATTAATGGCTGTCAACAAACAGGGTTTGTTACCATTGAATCACCAACTGAACTCATGCTAAGTTTGGAAGTAGACTCTACAAGTTGCGATGCTGCTTGTGACGGTGCCATCACTGCCTCGGCCACTGGAGGTAATACCCCATATTCATTTAGTTCAGATTTTCCAGGGTGGACTAATGGTACCGCTGACCTTTGTGTAGGAAGCTACACAATCAATGTGACGGATAATAGTGGCTGCACCTCATCAATTGACACATTAGTAGATCATAGTGACAATCGCCCAGACGCAACAATTTTGACTACTGACTTTGATTATTGTCTAAATGAACCCGCATTTAATTTATCAGCTCAAGATCAGGGTGGAACATGGACTTCAAATGGCGCTGGAATAACCAATACAACAACAGGACTGTTTAGCCCAGTTTCTGCGGGTGTAGGAGCTGAACAGGTGATCTACTCATTCAGTGGTGTCTGTGGTGATGCCGATACTGTTGAGATCACTATTCACGATATTGAGGATGCTTCGTTCAGTATGGCTTCTTCGATATGCGAAAACGATGGAGTAACACCTCTAACCCCTTTAAACAATGGTGGAATATGGCAAGGAACTGGTGTAGATGGATCAGCACTAACTTTCGACCCTTTAATTTCGGGAGCAGGAACGCATGATATTACCTACATAATGCCCGGTCAATGCCCTGATACCGTTGTGCATCAAATTACAGTATCCGCTCAATTAGACCCAGTGATTTCAGGAATTAGCGATGCTTGCATTAATGATGGCATCATTCAACTATCAGCATCGATACCTGGAGGAGTTTGGTCAGGAGTAAGCAACTCTTCTGGGTTAGTAAACACTGCTACTCTAGGCGAAGGAACTTTTGATATTTATTACACGATTCAATCACAATGCGGTGGAGCCGACACGATAACTTTCACCATTAATGACCTTCCTATACTTGACATTGAAGTGAGTGATACTTTAGGATGTACACCACTGGTAATGAACTATAGTGATATGAATGCTTCTTCAGACAATCAATATTTATGGAGTTTGGATGGTGATGAAATAAGCACTAACCCTTCTGATAGCTATACGTTCAGCAATGATGGATGTTTTGAACTCTCCGTAACTGTAACGGATGCAAATGGATGTTCAAATAGTGCTATCTACCCTTCACTTATCTGTGTTGAGCCCTATCCAATGGCTTATTTTGAATATTCTCCTGAAAATCCAACTACCAACAACTATTTGGTAGACGTAACGAATTTAAGCACAGATGCCAGTGGCTATCAGTGGACATTAGCAGGTTCTGATTTTAGCACACAAGATCTACAACTTAACTTCAATGATTTTGAACCCAACGGATATGAGTTGTGCCTGACAGCTGTAAACTATCTTGGGTGTTCGGACACCTATTGTGACACTATCTTTTTAGAGGATGAATTCGCCATCTATGTACCGAACACTTTCACACCAAACGGTAACGGAACGAATGAGACGTTTGGTCCTGTTTACAGCGGTGATCATCCTGAAGAGGTTTCTTTCATGATCTTTAATAGATGGGGACAACTGATCTATGAGGTAGAAAACTTGGATGAATTCTGGGACGGAAGCCATTTCGGACAACCTGCTAAAGAAGACGTTTATATCTGGAAAATTAGATATAAAATACCTAACTCAGCAGAACGGGAGACGCTAGTTGGACATGTGACATTGATTAGATAG